The Aquila chrysaetos chrysaetos chromosome 7, bAquChr1.4, whole genome shotgun sequence DNA segment TTACCCTAAAAATTACTCTCTCGGGTCCAGGTAAGATTTGATTCAGTGTGACCTCTGTTCCACAGAGTTTCTAAACCTATCCCAGGGTTTAAGTGATACATTTATGACTATTTTTTGTGTTGTAGAAAAGGATGACCATTTTACAAGCatacttctgaagaaaaaaacccaaacaactagAATTCATGTGGTCATATCATCTTAACTACATTAAGAGGAAGGGTTgtctctcctcccacccctttAAGCCATTAAACATAGCTTTATATTACCAGCTTATGAAGCATTTTAGGTTTCCATAGCAAAACTATTTTACCAGTGGCCACACATCTGAAGTCTAACTTCTCATACCTTTCCTCGTTTATGTCAGGAGGCATGCATTACCTTCTCCTAAACATCAGAATAGCTGCTTATAGTACACCTCTGGCACATGCAGGTATGCATTTTTAGTTAAGTGTTTTGTAAGTGCTTTCACAGAGTTCTAAAGCCATTTTTGCTAGATGTCATTCTACCTCAGCTGTATCTAGTTGTCTgcttaagaggaaaaaaagtcttatggGTTAATTGCCTTACAGTAAGATAGAACACAACTAGACATCAAGCTGTCACCTTCTGGTGCACCTAACTCAGTTTATAGTGCAATGGTTTGTCTTCCTCCAACTGTATTTTTAGACTGAAAATACATCACAGAACTGCCTCACACAATGGATTAAGTACACCTTTAGCCAAGTTGTGACCATTACCTCTTAGATCGCCCACGGCTACCACCTCCTTTGTGATGCTGTTCATAAGCCATGTTTTCCAGCCAAGATGGTACTTCTTGCTTAGCCTCAACAAGAAGATCAAGCAAGTCCTTGGTGATGTTTATGTTCCTCTCATTGAAGAATGAGGTGGCAAGACCTGAAGTAAACATTCAGTTTTAGCACCACACAAAACAAGTACCCTACAGCACCTAAACCCATTCCACAACTCCACTTGCAGCTGTGACAAGTACAGTATCAGATTCCTTATAGCCAAGCTTGAGAACATGACAATTAACTAAAGAGAATGCTATTTCTAGTCACAAAACACTGGCTATTTACTGACACAGAAGATACTAAGCTTACATGTGGCAGAGCTttttaacagcaacaaaagcacTAAAGGAACTGGTTACTTTCCACACTGGCTAGACAGCAGTCACCAGCTTCTGGTCACAGAAGGTAGCACATGGGTTTCTCTCAAGTACTTAGCTGGAATTTGCTACTTAGCCAATACTAATACCTCAGTTGATACGTGTAGTAAGTGCTGTCTATGAAAATTCCAGGTAACACTTACCAAGGTTTCCTACACGGCCTGTACGACCTATACGATGTACATACTCTTCAATGTCACTTGGCAAGTCAAAGTTTATGACATGCTTTACATTTGAGATATCCAGTCCTCTTGCTGCTACCTAGTGGTTAAAGGATTAAATCAAGTCTTAGTAAAATTCCACAGGCCAAGTAACAGGCTTACTGGCTCAAGCTTCATAGATTTCACTTACTGCTGTGGCAACAAGAATTGGGCTCTTGCCCGAACGGAACTGGTGCAGTGcttcctctctgtctctttgAGAGCGATCTCCATGTATACTTGTACAGGCATATCCTTCATGGTACAAGAAGTCCTCAAGAGCATCTGCACCCTTTTTAGTTTCCACAAACACCAGAGTCAAGGAATCCTTGCCTAACAATAATTAAGGCACAAgttagcagaagaaaagctacaCAGACAAATACATGGCTCCACCACCTTGTACAAGGCAGTTTCAGTTCTCTGCCCTTGTTTATTCTAAACTGGACACTAGAGACCTCCCTCCTCATTTTATATTACCAGAAGAGCTTACATCAACTTAAAACTGACATTTAGCCAGTGCAATACATTCACTGCATATAAAGGAAATACCCTTTCATTCACCTACTCAATAGTTCCTATTACTTGAGTCATTAGATTTGCCCCATCTGAATTTTGCGTTATTTGCATATCTGAAACTGGTCTTTACCTGTAGCATTTAGCAGGTCGAGCAGAAATGATCGTTTGTCTGACTCTTCCACCCATACTACTTTCTGTGTGATATTTTCAGATGTAGAACCTACTCTGCCAACAGCCAGAAAGATATATTCATCCAGGAAGTCACGAGCTAGCATCtaagaagagggaagggggaaaagagggaaaaaaaaaaatttaaatggagtatttttcccctccttccagaGATGAAATCTGGCCCTATGACATGTTAAAGCATTTGAACTTTTGTAAAGTACCTGGATTTCCTTGGGGAAAGTAGCACTGAACATCATGGTATGACGAACACCCTTTGGTGGCATAGTATCTTGTTCAACAATCCGACGAATTTGAGGTTCAAACCCCATATCAAGCATTCTGTCAGCTTCATCAAGCACTAGGTATCTAAATAGTAACAAAAAAGGTTATTCttcagagcttttttctttaagctgtaACCCAGCACAGACACTGGACCGCAAGTTCTCAACTAGACGTTTACACAGTCCAAAAGCTACAACTTAAGTGTCATTAACTCCAGATGTCACTTTAAAATGCACAGTTGCTAGTTGTCAAGTCATTCACATATGGACAAGAACACTTTACTTACTTGCAGAAATCCAGTCCAATCTTCCCCCTCTCCATCATATCAACCAGTCGTCCTGGAGTTGCTACAAGCAAGTGACATCCACGTTCTAAGTCACGTATCTGCTGACCAATGTCTGCACCACCGTATACAACACAGGGACGAACTCTGGAACGGTATGCAAACTATAAAACAAAGTAAGTTAGCTCTAAGAAAAACCATACTTCAGCTATTTTATAATAATGAACTCCTAGATATACCTTTCTGGCTTCCTCATAGATTTGCACAGCCAATTCTCTAGTGGGAGCCAAGACCAGCGAGATTGGATATTGCTTGCGGCGCCCATACCTTCCATTCTCCtgaacgaaaaaaaaaaaaaccaccaaacttTGAATGAGTACCCCAAATACAAAGGGAATTAAAACAGCTACTATAGGCAATGTTGAAGACAGGTCACCCAAGTTTGTcttaacaagagaaaaaaaaaccaccacagctGAGAGCCAACTTGTTTTAAGCACTGCATCTGAAGACTGCCCTACTACAGTACCCAACTGGTTAATACATTAACAGCAACACAGCTGCACAAGCTTGGCCTCTACAACCCACACTGTGACCCATAACttaagcagcagagaaacaatAGCCATAAAACCCGTTACTTTCTATCCTAAAGTCACTACAACAGACATGTGTGACCAAGTAGCTTTTTTGTAGCtagaaaagcacttttaaagcTTACACAACAAACACACTTGTAAACAACCTTTTCTCTAGACAATTACACATATCAACTCTttaggtaggaaaaaaaaagcgttCTACAGCCCtatttttcaagagaaataGCTAAAATCTTCTAGAAGTTGAGAAGCTTGCCCATCATACCCAAAATAATGACAACATTTAAGCCCAGCTACTATGTTCAGAAGAAGGCAACAGCATACAAGGCAAAAATACACGTTCCAGGGCTGGGTATTTAAATACTTGCCTTCATAGCTCTCAAGGCATCACCAGGGCCATCTGCATAGATCTGGCTCAATATTGGTAGAAGAAACGCAGCCGTTTTCCCAGACCCTATCAGGACACAGTTCAGTATTATTAATAGTTATTTCAAAGCTACTGTACTGTCAACTACAGCACTAATCCTCTATCACTAGCATATTCCCAATAACACCTGCACTACTATATGGATGCTACCTATGCCATTGGAGTGCACTCAGCCAGTAGAGCTTATCTACAAAAGACTTGTCACTCAGCACCACAACACCCTGAAGTGAATGTGATTTAAGCTATGAACATTTCTCTCAGGACAAACACATTAGATCCAGTCAAGCTACATCTAAAACAGTTGCAAGACTCTAAAGCTAATTAATTTCCAACACTGTAGGTATTGCAGTATACTCTAAACAGCAAGTTGTACTACCTTACAGACCTCTTACCTGCAGCTTGAGGAATACAAGACCCAACtgctgagagagagagactaaGCAGTAAACTTACCTGTCTGAGCACAGGCCATCAagtctctcttttctttaataatagGTATTGCATGTTTCTGGACTGGAGTAGGACGGGTGTAGCGTGTGAGCTCAATGTTTCCCATAATAATTTCTCCCATGTCAACATCACTGAACTGTaagatatttaaaacaagtaagATTGGGATCCTTCCCTTCAGCCACCATGAAACACATCATTCAGTCCAAGAAGTCATTTGTAAAATAGCTTTTGTTTCATCTCTTCCTATAAAACTTACCTATTAAGTTTACAGATACTCAGGAACTAGCTACCAGGAGTCTGGTAGCTACTTAGTCCAGTCACATAAGTGATTCTTATAAAAGCCAACCAAGCCTGAAGTGCAGACTACACTAGCACACTACAATTAGCACAACACAATGTCTATGCTTAAGCAGTTGCTACGACAAACCAGCACCTCCAAGCACTCCTACTTCTATACATgtttactgtttaaaaacaagccaCATAGTTAAAAGTGAGCTACAAGTGTTAACTAACAAGCTTACACAACTTCTCCCACGTCTTAGTTCATCATATGCAATCCTCCTCTGCAAAACAGCTTAGCTGTAAGGAAGGCAAGActgtttcccttcctccctAAACTTAAGATAGCATGACATCAAGTTTCACATGCAAAATAGTCACTATTAGATACATAAGCAAACcagactcaaaaaaaaaaccaaaaaacacaacaCTTACACTTTCAATATGTGGAGGACAGTTGCTGCCTGTTGCTTCAACAGGAATGTCATCATACTTCTCAAAGTTAATGCCAGTATTGCTTCCTGAAAAGAGCTCTCTAAAAACATaagagaaagtattttacaTGCTAGACTTATCAACTGACCCCATCGTGTGAATTTACATTAACACATTACTTACTGTTCCAGGCGTTCACTTGGGGGAAGAGGCTTTGACCAGTCATCTTCATCTGATTTGTCAGACCAGCGGCTATTCCCACCACGGTCAAATCTACCAAAGCCACTCCTATCATAGTCGCCACCTCTTCCACGCTCTTCATATCTAAATACAGCAAGAATATCAGGCCACCATTCCTGgacaacatgattttttttttgacacgCAAAATTAAACCTATAATAATCTAGCAGTGTATGCTCTGTGTATTACACATACAACTGTAGAACAATTCAAAGTCATCATATTATCTGTACTTGCTTCCTGACCTATGAACCAAAATTAACTTAGTCCCAGCCATCAGACTAGGTCATGATATTCTGCATCATAGACAGAAGAGTTTGTCATGATTTCACAGCTCAGTTTAGCTTAATACGCTGATCCTTGTATTGAAACTTATTTGGTTAACTGTAACAAATGTAAAGAATCAGTcatctgccagcagagctgcaattCAAGTCGCTCAGTCTTTGCCATTTTTTGTAGGGAGCTCTTCTTAAACCTCTTGGGAGGCACTGTTTGGTATTCCCCCCTTTCTCTGTGCCTTATTTATATAGGTATCCCACCTCCAGACAAAACCCTCAAGTGCTGTAGTTTTCTCCTTTATTCCCCCACCACAGGTGACCAAACTAAATACCTCAATCACATGtcacattattattttatagaGAGGGAGCTCACCTGTATTAGACACTTGGAAAGAAGGTGGAAAAAGTCCTTACCTCAACTGTTTAGTTTTTGGTCTGGTATATCATGTTTGAGAAAAGTCTGGATACAGGACTAGCATCAGCTTTACTAGTCGATAAAGGTCACTCTCACCACACTTGTGCATACAGCGCATGATGTGTGTAAGACTGATCAAGTAAGGTAGAGAACCTGCAAGAGTCTCACCCAGTTTTATTAACTACactttttaaacaaggaaaaaaaatactgaaattaaaaaaaaaatccattttgatGTATTTTACGTGCTCCCAACAGCTCTTCGTGATTTTTCTGGAAGTAGCCACCCATCTAGCACTTTTTTGGTGAAATGGTTAAGTCAGCAAATCATTATAGCTGCAGTGAGTGGCTGGTGGTAGACTACAGGGCACATTTTTCAACACATGCAAGTTTCCCATCCTTGAACTCATGCAGCTTTAAAAGCAAGGCTCTCtcactctctcctcccctcccaggttcctcCTACCTTATCCTGCTGTTCACACCTAGAACTCCAATTTTAACGTCAAGATTACAGATGCACTACTAGAACTGAGACAAACTTCATATGTACCACCCAGACAAATAAGTACTTGCCTTCCTCCTCGTGATCCATTTCCACGATCAAAGAAGCTTGACTTTGCTCCACGGTCAGACCGTGCACCAAAGCTGCTGTATGCATCCTTATCTCTGCTAGAACTCCAGCCACCACTATCAAAACCTAGtagaagaaagatattttagCCATACATTACACGGTCTAGGCTTTTACAAGAAAAAGCTAAGTTCTGCCCAGTAAGCCTTCACTGGAAAGTCTACAGGATTGAAAGGCACACAGTCCTTCAAGAATGGAAGATGTACAGATGTTAAGACTTGATCAAATAGGGACTAAGTATCTCCCATTGCCTATCAGAACTTGCTGAAATCCCTCCACTCATGTACAAGCATGTTATTTTTTATAACAGTGCACTTGCCTTAGCACTAATATTAAAGTTGCCTACTCTGGAAAGATGGGTATCAGAAGAAACATTAAGACATTAAGTCTTGCCAAGCCTCATCTACATTATCTCTCGAACTTCAACACATACCCTTGacaatgcatttaatttttgtgaGGCTAACAAGGCCTCTGATGGAGATCAATGAGTGGTATTAGCCCTTGCATTAGAAATCCATATGGAAGTTAGAATGTTTTGTCATACTGTAAGTACACAGAGCAATCTGATCTATGCAAACTAAAACAAATTAACAGCATCACGCAGAAATGAGGAATATGGAGTTCTTCACTATGAATTACCACATTGAATTTTTCCACAGTACTTTTACACCTACCTACAGTAAGTAGATGCCTACTTAGGTATGTTAACTCAAAGAAAAAGGGCCAAGTAGAATAGAAAGTACATCAGCTTGCCAACACCATCAAGTAAAAAgcattggtttttttcagctaccAGGGGGTTGGGAGGTagacagaaacacagagcaTTCAACAGTGCTTTGGTACTACACTAAGAACTTACAAATTCTGATTCAGAGTTTCAACCTTAAGTTTGAAAACATGACCCAATGAGTCTCAGCTATGGGATGCTGGCAGAGAGTAAGTGACATAATTAAACAGATAAACAACTAATGTCACTCCTGTTAGTGAGCATGCTTTT contains these protein-coding regions:
- the DDX3X gene encoding ATP-dependent RNA helicase DDX3X isoform X2, whose translation is MSHVAVENALGLDQQFSGLDLNSSDSQSEGSSSSKGRYIPPHLRNREASKQGFDSGGWSSSRDKDAYSSFGARSDRGAKSSFFDRGNGSRGGRYEERGRGGDYDRSGFGRFDRGGNSRWSDKSDEDDWSKPLPPSERLEQELFSGSNTGINFEKYDDIPVEATGSNCPPHIESFSDVDMGEIIMGNIELTRYTRPTPVQKHAIPIIKEKRDLMACAQTGSGKTAAFLLPILSQIYADGPGDALRAMKENGRYGRRKQYPISLVLAPTRELAVQIYEEARKFAYRSRVRPCVVYGGADIGQQIRDLERGCHLLVATPGRLVDMMERGKIGLDFCKYLVLDEADRMLDMGFEPQIRRIVEQDTMPPKGVRHTMMFSATFPKEIQMLARDFLDEYIFLAVGRVGSTSENITQKVVWVEESDKRSFLLDLLNATGKDSLTLVFVETKKGADALEDFLYHEGYACTSIHGDRSQRDREEALHQFRSGKSPILVATAVAARGLDISNVKHVINFDLPSDIEEYVHRIGRTGRVGNLGLATSFFNERNINITKDLLDLLVEAKQEVPSWLENMAYEQHHKGGGSRGRSKSSRFSGGFGARDYRTSSGSGSSSFSSSRSTSSRSGGSGSRGFGGGGYGGFYNSDGYGGNYNSQGVDWWGN
- the DDX3X gene encoding ATP-dependent RNA helicase DDX3X isoform X1 is translated as MSHVAVENALGLDQQFSGLDLNSSDSQSEGSSSSKGRYIPPHLRNREASKQGFDSGGWSSSRDKDAYSSFGARSDRGAKSSFFDRGNGSRGGRYEERGRGGDYDRSGFGRFDRGGNSRWSDKSDEDDWSKPLPPSERLEQELFSGSNTGINFEKYDDIPVEATGSNCPPHIESFSDVDMGEIIMGNIELTRYTRPTPVQKHAIPIIKEKRDLMACAQTGSGKTAAFLLPILSQIYADGPGDALRAMKENGRYGRRKQYPISLVLAPTRELAVQIYEEARKFAYRSRVRPCVVYGGADIGQQIRDLERGCHLLVATPGRLVDMMERGKIGLDFCKYLVLDEADRMLDMGFEPQIRRIVEQDTMPPKGVRHTMMFSATFPKEIQMLARDFLDEYIFLAVGRVGSTSENITQKVVWVEESDKRSFLLDLLNATGKDSLTLVFVETKKGADALEDFLYHEGYACTSIHGDRSQRDREEALHQFRSGKSPILVATAVAARGLDISNVKHVINFDLPSDIEEYVHRIGRTGRVGNLGLATSFFNERNINITKDLLDLLVEAKQEVPSWLENMAYEQHHKGGGSRGRSKSRFSGGFGARDYRTSSGSGSSSFSSSRSTSSRSGGSGSRGFGGGGYGGFYNSDGYGGNYNSQGVDWWGN